The following coding sequences are from one Leptolyngbya sp. NIES-3755 window:
- a CDS encoding hypothetical protein (conserved exported hypothetical protein;~similar to AA sequence:cyanobase_aa:LBDG_44080) produces the protein MEVIRKRLFLAPAAALAASFGLVSVAIAEPSIDPQEESAPIEALDTTKLKEVPKATEPSVAESAPTQSDSTIKPASGMQRVMSVSELSVSDSKKPVTPGMAQVTSVSQLSDVRPTDWAFQALQSLVERYGCIAGYPDRTYRGNRALTRFEFAAGLNACLDRVNELIAASTADLIKKEDLTALQRLQEEFAAELATLRGRVDTLEARATTLERQQFSTTTKLTGNLWFNLTGAFPTGDITAERSLAGGGNSAFIPPTRGGGVPTRVQRRQPNITFSYYTFLNLTTSFTGRDQLVTQLVAGNGNSPANELVSSGFFNSWGTPFTDQTGLPPNSGLAVRELFYSFPLNDSVRVAFGPRLNFYRYFDQNRFTFFLTGAGSFNSSGSTLSNAVDRGSGAVVIWNITPQFRFTAAYLAENTEFLNSAAGFNTSSNPSRGLFRSTNTISAELAYSPSPAFNFRFLYTRANLFPANGFIGGSPGEPVPYGFLDDGVGGRLRDSPTDSIVANFDWLITPQFGIFGRYSYGKINVNPVNPLVAEGSVRVQSFQFGLGFPDLGKKGALGVVSFLVPQQYISGRQFLLSGNGDGGTQYEVEASYFYPLNRNIAIVPAVYAIFNANNFDSNPTVFIGNIRTQFSF, from the coding sequence ATGGAAGTCATAAGGAAGCGGCTATTCTTAGCCCCCGCTGCTGCATTGGCGGCAAGTTTTGGATTAGTATCTGTTGCGATCGCGGAACCGTCGATCGACCCGCAAGAAGAAAGTGCCCCGATTGAAGCACTAGACACCACGAAGCTCAAAGAAGTTCCGAAAGCGACTGAACCGAGTGTGGCAGAATCGGCTCCAACTCAATCGGACTCGACAATCAAGCCTGCAAGCGGAATGCAGCGGGTCATGTCAGTTTCAGAATTGAGCGTATCTGACTCGAAAAAGCCCGTTACACCTGGAATGGCTCAAGTCACTTCGGTCTCTCAGCTCTCCGATGTTAGACCCACGGATTGGGCATTTCAAGCACTGCAATCTTTAGTGGAACGGTATGGCTGTATCGCAGGTTATCCCGATCGAACTTATCGCGGCAATCGAGCATTAACGCGGTTTGAATTTGCAGCGGGACTGAACGCTTGTCTCGATCGAGTGAATGAGCTAATTGCAGCTTCGACGGCTGATTTAATTAAGAAAGAAGATTTAACTGCACTGCAAAGATTACAAGAGGAATTTGCCGCTGAGTTAGCAACATTACGCGGACGGGTGGACACTTTAGAAGCAAGAGCAACTACACTCGAAAGACAGCAATTCTCGACCACAACAAAATTAACTGGAAACCTTTGGTTTAACCTCACTGGAGCTTTTCCAACCGGAGATATTACGGCTGAACGAAGTCTTGCAGGTGGCGGAAACAGTGCATTTATTCCCCCAACTCGCGGCGGAGGTGTCCCTACACGAGTTCAGCGACGACAGCCGAATATTACCTTCAGCTATTACACATTTCTCAACTTAACCACTTCTTTTACCGGAAGAGATCAGCTAGTCACCCAGTTAGTCGCTGGAAACGGAAACTCTCCAGCAAACGAACTTGTTTCCTCTGGCTTTTTCAACTCTTGGGGAACTCCTTTCACAGACCAAACAGGCTTACCCCCAAACTCAGGACTAGCGGTCCGTGAATTGTTCTACTCCTTCCCACTGAATGATTCAGTCCGAGTCGCTTTTGGTCCTCGACTCAATTTCTACCGCTACTTTGACCAAAACCGCTTCACCTTCTTCTTGACCGGAGCAGGTAGCTTTAACTCCAGTGGTAGTACCCTTTCAAATGCCGTCGATCGAGGTTCCGGTGCAGTCGTCATCTGGAACATCACACCCCAATTCCGTTTCACTGCCGCATATTTGGCAGAAAACACCGAATTCCTCAATTCAGCCGCAGGGTTCAACACCTCAAGCAATCCATCGCGTGGTTTATTCCGCAGCACCAATACGATCAGTGCTGAGCTTGCCTATTCCCCCAGTCCAGCGTTTAACTTCCGTTTCTTGTATACACGAGCGAATCTGTTCCCCGCAAACGGCTTTATTGGTGGCTCTCCGGGTGAACCTGTACCCTATGGATTTTTAGATGACGGAGTCGGCGGTCGATTACGCGACTCTCCAACTGATTCGATCGTGGCAAACTTCGACTGGTTGATTACCCCTCAATTTGGCATTTTCGGACGCTACTCCTACGGGAAAATCAACGTCAACCCAGTCAACCCACTCGTAGCCGAAGGCAGTGTAAGAGTACAATCGTTCCAATTTGGTCTCGGTTTCCCAGATTTGGGTAAGAAGGGCGCTTTAGGTGTCGTTTCGTTCCTAGTTCCGCAGCAATACATCAGCGGTCGTCAATTCCTGCTGTCTGGAAACGGTGACGGTGGAACCCAATATGAGGTTGAAGCCTCTTACTTTTATCCATTGAATCGAAATATTGCGATCGTGCCTGCGGTCTACGCAATTTTCAATGCGAACAATTTCGATAGCAATCCAACCGTTTTCATCGGCAACATCCGGACGCAGTTCAGTTTCTAG
- a CDS encoding hypothetical protein (hypothetical protein OSCI_3860018;~similar to AA sequence:cyanobase_aa:LBDG_44090), with the protein MLSARSLQRSQLLHEQTYEMLRTAILSGELAAGSRLIETQLAEQLQVSRTPIREALRLLQRDHLVTVDGQGAMRVALLSIEDAIQLYDCRIALEQLSISAACRMATPEQIEQIEATLQQAERAVAKLHGNVTANPSHSLTPYQLLHLDYQFHRLLAESSSNTWLVQILDQVFDKMSLLRLRTIEHNPNVLEIRGEHRRILEAVRKRDALAAMQAIQYHLISSKDRVVEEIQALEQQLSEEPSNSETM; encoded by the coding sequence ATGCTCTCTGCTCGATCGCTGCAACGCTCCCAACTGCTTCACGAACAAACCTACGAAATGCTGCGAACTGCAATTTTGTCAGGCGAACTCGCAGCCGGAAGTCGCTTGATCGAAACCCAACTCGCGGAACAACTTCAGGTGAGTCGAACTCCGATTCGAGAAGCGCTCCGATTGCTCCAACGGGATCATCTTGTCACAGTAGATGGTCAAGGAGCGATGCGTGTAGCATTGTTGTCGATCGAGGATGCAATCCAACTTTACGATTGCCGAATTGCTTTAGAGCAGCTATCGATTTCAGCCGCTTGTCGAATGGCAACTCCAGAGCAAATCGAGCAAATTGAAGCCACCTTGCAGCAAGCAGAACGAGCAGTAGCGAAGCTCCACGGGAACGTGACCGCAAATCCTTCTCACTCGCTTACACCTTACCAACTCTTGCATTTAGACTATCAATTTCACCGATTGTTAGCAGAGAGTTCAAGCAATACTTGGTTAGTGCAAATCTTGGATCAGGTGTTCGATAAGATGTCGCTTCTGCGATTGAGGACGATCGAGCATAATCCCAATGTGTTAGAGATTCGTGGCGAACATCGACGCATTTTAGAAGCGGTGCGAAAACGGGATGCACTTGCAGCAATGCAGGCAATTCAATATCACTTGATTTCGAGCAAAGACCGCGTAGTAGAAGAAATTCAGGCACTCGAACAGCAGCTTTCCGAAGAACCTTCAAATTCAGAAACGATGTAG